Proteins co-encoded in one Cercospora beticola chromosome 7, complete sequence genomic window:
- a CDS encoding uncharacterized protein (antiSMASH:Cluster_4~MEROPS:MER0034660), which translates to MPLATRGFLLVIIIFYLVHLRMQGALDFWGALIPKEINIKSLYRLNTFPLIHKSFFHLLLNLITLLPLLERFEAEHGTITTFILFTGPFGLIPGLIYTFLERFIFNLNTGIVGSSIWVFLLLANESIKLYKSNPEFVISGFGIPTWVTPLFALLLVWFLVPGTSLLGHLCGAAVGYLWGLGWIRFLAPPDKILRWVEGKLNLLGRLPHYVSVDQKTYGRYGVLPSTAGSNGGPVGSTQRLGP; encoded by the exons ATGCCTCTGGCGACGAGAGGCTTTTTGCTGGTCATCATAATATTCTACCTTGTACACTTGCGCATGCAAGGTGCTTTGGACTTTTGGGGCGCTCTCATACCGAAGGAGATCAACATCAAGTCAT TATATCGCCTCAACACCTTCCCTCTCATCCACAAATCCTtcttccacctcctcctgaACCTCATCACGCTTCTCCCACTCCTCGAACGCTTCGAAGCCGAACACGGCACCATCACgaccttcatcctcttcaccgGTCCCTTCGGCCTGATTCCAGGTCTCATCTACACCTTTCTCGAACGCTTCATCTTCAACCTCAACACGGGAATCGTCGGATCCTCCATCTgggtcttcctcctcctcgccaacgAATCAATAAAACTCTACAAATCCAACCCCGAATTCGTCATTTCAGGTTTCGGTATCCCAACCTGGGTAACACCACTTTTCGCGTTACTGTTGGTATGGTTTTTGGTTCCGGGGACAAGTCTACTGGGACATTTGTGTGGTGCAGCAGTAGGATATCTATGGGGATTGGGCTGGATACGGTTTTTGGCACCGCCTGATAAGATTTTGAGATGGGTGGAGGGGAAGTTGAATTTGCTGGGGAGGTTGCCGCATTATGTGAGTGTGGATCAGAAGACGTATGGGAGGTATGGAGTTTTGCCGAGTACGGCGGGGAGTAATGGAGGGCCGGTGGGGAGTACGCAGAGGTTAGGGCCGTAG
- a CDS encoding uncharacterized protein (antiSMASH:Cluster_4~SMCOG1003:sensor histidine kinase), giving the protein MWPEQDASTLDDIFSILKLRDRDWLQATLQKRLSVLKAAYETPLKRHTRSLKHKRESTDESAEDAELHYDRAEIGPFDLTAASLRPRQVVSSHVATLRSLDWSSTELGPMSTWSAQLRRSVNFLLVDPRAAALYWGPSKTLIYNEPYQSVLAERHPWALGKTADQVWPEGHRELSDAFAKAEATGQSSRGDREVFFLNRRGFAEEMYGSWSMLPVVGGTGILGFYNNVLDLTERVHEERQMATLLKLERQTADAKGLHEFWPAIIDGLEVNREEAPFVALYSAVPRGQAHSSRAPSVSSSSGLMEASSLLPTRHWSLEGTLGISAISEVFPSQINTEWAVQHITPSFKDAVLTGQPQVITILPDSHMYPAAKSRAYGDQCTSAMLIPLGRAQEGDGVGFLILGISSRRHYDLNYKQFVRLLARQLVSTLSAVRQSEEDARKANMQAELAALDRILLSEKLALTEQQARDNERRFRSIAAHMPMAMYELSPSGEIVYANDSYYELLGVAPHEMYPYIWEDYIHIDDKVMHQQKINQLMAGESVRFEVRLNRKYVAGDALSGETIEGETWFLSAAFCVKSDDGTVQCIQGTLIDISRQKLLEAFLAKRLDEAIELKRQQEHFMDFVGHEIRNPLSATSLCASSIQGTLEDLLKNTTLKDTTETITIDKETIQTQIENTEIITTCIQHQKRIIDDILTLSKLDSNLLVITPCETKPVDLIAQSLRLFEAEVQVADTQLSCVIDKTYRDLGIEWVMLDPSRLLQILINLVTNAIRFTKNAPERNITVTLAASDTRPKSSVAGIHYLNQPNAPSATEEENQLDDSVYLLIAVSDTGCGMKPDELERIFLRFQQSSHKTHIEYGGSGLGLFISRELARLQGGQIGVHSQHGQGSTFEFYIKTRKCNAPKSTLEEADQDDESQQVGQPVRRKSYVPQSHAEHPTHILLVEDNLVNQKVMFRQLRKAGYVVHVSNHGGEALEHIRRSKYCRNDGVELDVVLMDIEMPVMGGLDCTKRIRSMELRGEIARHMPIVAITANARGEQQTQALDAGMDAVVTKPFQMGDLLSVVDKIWRKEGMADRDSA; this is encoded by the exons ATGTGGCCAGAGCAGGACGCGTCGACGCTGGACGACATCTTTTCTATTCTCAAACTTCGCGACAGGGACTGGCTGCAAGCGACTCTCCAGAAGCGGCTGAGCGTGCTGAAAGCGGCTTACGAAACGCCTCTTAAGCGTCACACGAGAAGTCTCAAGCACAAGCGGGAGTCCACGGACGAGTCTGCAGAAGATGCGGAGCTACATTATGATCGCGCCGAGATTGGTCCGTTTGACCTGACAGCAGCATCTCTGAGGCCCAGGCAAGTTGTTTCTAGTCATGTGGCAACCTTGCGTTCCCTGGACTGGTCGTCAACCGAGTTGGGACCTATGTCAACATGGTCTGCACAACTTCGACGGAGTGTGAATTTCCTGCTGGTCGATCCGAGAGCTGCTGCGCTGTATTGGGGCCCCAGTAAGACATTAATCTACAATGAGCCCTATCAGTCGGTCCTGGCCGAGAGGCATCCGTGGGCCTTGGGAAAGACTGCGGACCAAGTCTGGCCAGAGGGTCATCGAGAGCTCTCAGATGCTTTCGCCAAGGCTGAAGCGACTGGGCAGTCGAGCAGAGGTGATCGTGAGGTTTTCTTCCTGAACAGGCGCGGCTTCGCCGAAGAAATGTACGGCTCTTGGTCCATGTTACCTGTTGTCGGCGGGACAGGCATCTTAGGCTTTTACAACAACGTACTGGACTTGACCGAACGCGTTCACGAGGAGCGGCAGATGGCAACTCTCCTGAAGCTTGAGAGGCAGACCGCCGATGCAAAGGGCCTTCACGAATTCTGGCCTGCCATTATTGACGGATTGGAGGTCAATCGCGAAGAAGCTCCTTTCGTGGCACTTTACTCCGCCGTACCACGAGGACAGGCGCACAGCTCGCGCGCCCCATCAGTATCAAGCTCGAGTGGGCTCATGGAAGCAAGCTCGCTCTTGCCTACACGCCACTGGAGTCTAGAGGGCACGCTTGGGATTTCCGCCATTAGTGAAGTCTTTCCAAGCCAGATCAACACCGAGTGGGCGGTGCAACATATCACCCCTTCTTTCAAAGACGCCGTCTTAACAGGTCAGCCCCAAGTTATCACGATTCTGCCGGACTCGCACATGTATCCCGCCGCCAAAAGTCGTGCATATGGCGATCAATGCACCTCGGCGATGCTAATACCACTTGGCAGAGCTCAGGAAGGCGATGGAGTTGGCTTTCTCATCCTTGGAATCAGCAGTCGACGGCATTATGACCTCAACTACAAACAGTTCGTTCGTCTGCTCGCGCGGCAGCTCGTAAGCACACTGTCGGCAGTCCGGCAATCGGAAGAGGATGCTAGGAAAGCAAACATGCAAGCAGAGCTGGCAGCATTGGACCGGATCTTGCTGTCAGAGAAACTTGCTCTGACTGAGCAGCAAGCCCGAGATAATGAGCGACGTTTCCGGTCCATCGCTGCTCACATGCCTATGGCTATGTACGAATTGAGTCCATCGGGGGAGATAGTATACGCCAACGACTCATACTATGAGTTGCTCGGTGTTGCTCCTCACGAAATGTATCCCTATATATGGGAGGACTACATCCATATCGACGACAAAGTCATGCATCAACAGAAAATCAATCAACTGATGGCCGGAGAGTCCGTGCGTTTCGAAGTGAGGCTCAATCGGAAATATGTTGCAGGCGACGCCTTGAGTGGAGAAACAATAGAAGGCGAGACGTGGTTCCTCTCTGCTGCTTTCTGCGTCAAGTCGGATGATGGGACCGTTCAGTGTATACAGGGGACACTAATTGACATCTCAAGGCAGAAGCTGTTGGAGGCATTCCTTGCGAAACGGCTGGATGAGGCAATTGAGCTGAAGAGGCAGCAAGAACACTTCATG GACTTCGTCGGTCACGAAATCCGCAATCCTCTTTCTGCGACCAGCCTGTGCGCAAGCTCAATACAAGGGACTTTGGAAGACTTACTCAAGAACACGACATTGAAAGACACGACAGAAACAATCACGATAGACAAGGAAACGATACAGACGCAGATCGAGAACACAGAGATCATCACGACATGCATACAACATCAGAAACGAATCATCGACGACATCCTCACCTTGAGCAAGCTGGATTCAAACTTGCTCGTCATCACGCCTTGCGAAACGAAACCGGTAGACCTAATTGCGCAGTCACTGCGGCTTTTTGAAGCAGAGGTTCAAGTCGCTGATACACAGCTAAGTTGTGTGATCGACAAGACCTATCGAGACCTGGGCATCGAATGGGTTATGCTTGATCCTAGCAGACTGCTGCAAATTTTGATCAATCTCGTTACGAATGCCATACGGTTTACCAAGAACGCGCCAGAGCGGAACATCACTGTAACACTTGCAGCGAGCGATACACGGCCTAAAAGCTCGGTGGCAGGCATCCACTATCTGAATCAGCCAAATGCGCCTTCCGCGACTGAAGAGGAGAATCAACTAGACGACAGTGTCTACCTTCTTATTGCGGTCTCGGACACCGGCTGTGGCATGAAACCAGACGAGCTGGAGCGCATCTTCCTACGCTTTCAGCAAAGTAGTCACAAGACTCATATCGAATATGGCGGTTCCGGGCTCGGTCTCTTCATTTCTCGCGAGCTAGCAAGACTTCAGGGTGGCCAGATCGGAGTTCATTCGCAACACGGACAAGGCTCAACATTCGAGTTCTACATTAAGACGCGCAAATGCAATGCACCGAAGTCTACGCTTGAAGAAGCGGATCAGGATGACGAGAGTCAGCAGGTTGGCCAACCCGTTCGACGGAAAAGCTATGTCCCGCAGAGTCACGCTGAACATCCTACACATATCCTTCTGGTTGAAGATAAC CTCGTCAATCAAAAAGTCATGTTCCGGCAGCTGAGGAAAGCCGGCTATGTCGTACATGTCTCCAATCATGGTGGCGAAGCCCTGGAGCACATCCGTCGCTCCAAATACTGTCGCAACGACGGCGTTGAGCTGGACGTTGTGCTCATGGATATCGAAATGCCAGTCATGGGTGGCCTGGACTGCACGAAACGAATTCGAAGCATGGAGTTGCGTGGGGAGATCGCACGGCATATGCCGATCGTGGCTATAACAGCAAATGCAAGAGGCGAGCAACAAACGCAAGCTCTTGATGCTGGAATGGACGCTGTGGTAACGAAGCCATTTCAGATGGGCGATCTATTGAGTGTTGTTGACAAGATATGGAGGAAGGAGGGCATGGCGGACAGAGACAGCGCGTGA